A single Halarcobacter anaerophilus DNA region contains:
- a CDS encoding nucleotidyltransferase family protein, translating to MKKTNHLAILILAAGTSSRLGYPKQLVTYKNESLLKIAIKKALKISTDVFVVLGHEKEICENEIKNFNINILYNKEYKKGMGSSLSFGISHTIVYENTMVMLCDQPLIPISHYKTLTTYIKYEKICASFYNDSLSVPVIFPKKYYKKLLELNVKKGAKLILKPENCIKISLLKKYSVDIDIFDDIVKYLY from the coding sequence ATGAAAAAAACAAACCATCTCGCTATTTTAATTTTGGCTGCTGGAACATCTAGCAGACTTGGATATCCAAAACAATTGGTTACATATAAAAATGAAAGTTTATTAAAAATTGCTATTAAAAAAGCTTTAAAAATTTCAACAGATGTTTTTGTCGTGTTAGGACACGAAAAAGAAATTTGTGAAAATGAGATAAAAAATTTTAATATTAATATTCTTTATAATAAAGAATATAAAAAAGGTATGGGGAGTTCTTTGTCATTTGGAATAAGCCATACAATAGTATATGAAAATACAATGGTAATGTTATGTGATCAACCGTTAATTCCAATTTCTCATTATAAAACTTTAACTACATATATAAAATATGAAAAAATTTGTGCATCTTTTTATAATGATTCTCTTAGTGTTCCTGTAATATTTCCTAAAAAATATTACAAAAAGCTTTTAGAACTTAATGTTAAAAAAGGAGCTAAATTAATTTTAAAACCTGAGAATTGTATTAAGATTTCTTTATTGAAAAAATATTCTGTCGATATAGATATATTTGATGATATAGTAAAGTATTTATATTAA
- a CDS encoding XdhC family protein: MFENKQYLKFIENCKNKKIDIALTIVTNTEGSTFTKKGNLMLVNAKQEFIGVLGSAFLQKQVLLTSMKALKKRESQTFESFPKNESSGHGTSKYLSIPFYYKNNYLGIEKYIKTPYSLLIFGSGAHVSSLVTMANLMTWKTTVIDMEIKKEYVSQADELIELSNLEDILILDLSFYDASVILSHDPKTDDVYLEALLKTNMKYIGLMGNKKSVQRKKKQFNLENDERFFAPIGLDLGSYTDHSIALSICAEIEKNKNKKI, translated from the coding sequence ATGTTTGAAAATAAACAATATTTGAAATTTATTGAAAATTGTAAAAACAAAAAAATTGATATTGCCTTGACAATAGTTACAAATACTGAAGGTTCTACCTTTACAAAAAAAGGCAATTTAATGCTTGTTAACGCAAAACAAGAGTTTATAGGTGTTTTAGGAAGTGCTTTTTTACAAAAACAAGTATTACTTACTTCAATGAAGGCTTTAAAAAAAAGAGAAAGTCAAACTTTTGAATCTTTTCCTAAAAATGAATCTTCTGGACATGGAACGAGTAAGTATTTAAGTATTCCTTTTTATTATAAAAATAATTATCTTGGGATTGAAAAATATATAAAAACCCCTTATTCCCTTTTGATTTTTGGAAGTGGAGCACATGTTAGTTCATTGGTTACCATGGCAAATTTAATGACTTGGAAAACAACAGTTATTGATATGGAAATTAAAAAAGAGTATGTTAGTCAAGCTGATGAATTAATCGAACTTTCAAATTTAGAAGATATATTAATTTTGGATTTAAGTTTTTATGATGCCTCTGTCATTTTAAGTCATGATCCTAAAACTGATGATGTTTACTTGGAAGCTTTACTTAAAACAAATATGAAATATATAGGATTGATGGGAAATAAAAAAAGTGTTCAACGTAAAAAAAAACAGTTTAATTTAGAAAATGATGAAAGGTTTTTTGCTCCGATTGGATTAGATCTTGGAAGTTATACTGATCACTCAATTGCTCTTTCAATTTGTGCAGAAATTGAAAAAAATAAAAATAAGAAAATATAA
- a CDS encoding xanthine dehydrogenase family protein molybdopterin-binding subunit has translation MKRRDFLKITSAVSAAYVIGFYIPIKSRASETKKDEKALQPNAFVEITPDNNINFIVGQVEMGQGTYTTLAMCIAEELNVDWKNINIVPAKIAPVYYSVFGPLMITGGSSSVFSKQLEMRKIGAAVNEMLIKAATKKWKVRAYDVYTKDSKVFNKKTKESFKFGDLVNDLSSMKVPTNPKIKELKDCKFVGKPHSRHPKEMWEKVTGKAEFGIDVRVPNMKYAAVYHPTIFGAKVKSYDASKALKKDGVIKVKQIPSGIAVIAEHWWIAKQALFDIDVVWDKDEFKNTSDKELNEQYSKAMQKNGALMRKNGDSKKAFETAEKTIEAEYDFPFLAHAPMEPLGVVVHHEKNKATVWSSSQSQTMALKAISKVLSVKGENITYNTPYLGGAFGRRGTINLDFILDGAYVSKDEDFPIMTLWTREDDIKMGNYRPKYKNKVKVALDKHGDITAFDAKVASQSIFKGSPFAAFGFKNGVDGAQKEGLIDHPYDIDNHDMQAFTMDSPIPVLWWRSVGHTQSSPTVEGIVDEAAFAAGVDPIEYRINMLKDHRFINILKDVAKKANWEKRKKEKNVGYGVAIHESFGTISAQIAKVRVTKDDFKVEKVWASVDCGFAFNPQNVKNQIAGSINFGIAALKYSEITINNGEATQNNFYDYKVSRISDAPEIEVNIINSGEKIGGIGEPGVPPILAAVPNALFDATGKRYHSMPIKIG, from the coding sequence ATGAAAAGAAGAGATTTTTTAAAAATAACTTCAGCTGTAAGTGCAGCATATGTTATTGGATTTTATATTCCAATTAAATCAAGAGCTAGCGAAACTAAAAAAGATGAAAAAGCATTACAACCAAATGCTTTTGTTGAAATAACACCAGATAATAATATCAACTTTATTGTTGGGCAAGTCGAGATGGGACAAGGTACATATACAACATTAGCTATGTGTATAGCAGAAGAGTTAAATGTTGATTGGAAAAATATCAATATTGTACCTGCAAAAATAGCACCAGTATATTATAGTGTTTTTGGTCCATTGATGATAACAGGTGGTTCTTCTTCTGTATTTAGTAAACAATTAGAAATGAGAAAAATAGGAGCAGCAGTTAATGAAATGTTAATCAAAGCAGCTACTAAAAAATGGAAAGTAAGAGCTTATGATGTTTATACAAAAGACTCAAAAGTATTTAACAAAAAGACAAAAGAGAGTTTTAAATTTGGTGATTTAGTAAATGATTTATCATCGATGAAAGTTCCTACTAATCCTAAAATAAAAGAACTAAAAGATTGTAAATTTGTAGGGAAACCACACTCTAGACATCCAAAAGAAATGTGGGAAAAAGTTACAGGAAAAGCAGAATTTGGTATAGATGTAAGAGTTCCAAATATGAAATATGCAGCAGTTTACCATCCAACTATTTTTGGAGCAAAAGTTAAAAGTTATGATGCAAGTAAAGCTTTAAAAAAAGATGGTGTTATAAAAGTAAAACAAATCCCTTCAGGAATTGCTGTTATTGCTGAGCATTGGTGGATAGCAAAACAAGCTCTATTTGATATCGATGTTGTTTGGGATAAAGATGAGTTTAAAAATACAAGTGATAAAGAACTAAATGAACAATACTCAAAAGCAATGCAAAAAAATGGTGCTTTAATGAGAAAAAATGGAGATTCAAAAAAAGCTTTTGAAACTGCAGAAAAAACAATTGAAGCAGAGTATGATTTTCCATTTTTAGCACATGCTCCAATGGAACCATTAGGAGTAGTAGTTCACCATGAAAAAAATAAAGCAACAGTTTGGTCATCATCTCAATCACAAACTATGGCTTTAAAAGCTATATCAAAAGTGTTAAGTGTTAAAGGTGAAAATATTACATATAATACTCCTTATTTAGGTGGTGCGTTTGGAAGAAGAGGGACAATTAACCTTGATTTTATTTTAGATGGAGCTTATGTTTCAAAAGATGAAGATTTTCCAATTATGACTTTATGGACAAGAGAAGATGATATTAAAATGGGTAACTATAGACCAAAATATAAAAATAAAGTAAAAGTTGCTTTAGATAAACATGGAGATATAACTGCTTTTGATGCAAAAGTAGCTTCACAATCTATTTTTAAAGGTTCTCCTTTTGCAGCCTTTGGATTTAAAAATGGTGTAGATGGAGCTCAAAAAGAGGGATTGATAGATCATCCTTATGATATAGATAATCATGATATGCAAGCATTTACAATGGACTCTCCAATACCAGTATTATGGTGGAGATCAGTTGGTCATACACAAAGTTCACCAACAGTTGAAGGTATAGTTGATGAAGCAGCATTTGCAGCTGGTGTTGACCCTATTGAATATAGAATAAATATGTTAAAAGATCACAGATTTATAAATATATTAAAAGATGTAGCTAAAAAAGCAAATTGGGAAAAAAGAAAAAAAGAGAAAAATGTTGGTTATGGGGTTGCTATTCACGAATCTTTTGGAACAATCAGTGCTCAAATTGCAAAGGTAAGAGTTACAAAAGATGATTTCAAAGTAGAAAAAGTATGGGCAAGTGTTGATTGTGGATTTGCTTTCAATCCACAAAATGTGAAAAACCAAATAGCGGGTTCTATTAACTTTGGTATTGCCGCACTTAAATATAGTGAAATAACAATAAATAATGGTGAAGCTACACAAAATAATTTTTATGATTATAAAGTAAGTAGAATTTCAGATGCTCCAGAAATAGAAGTAAATATTATAAATTCAGGAGAAAAAATAGGTGGTATAGGAGAACCAGGTGTTCCTCCAATCTTAGCAGCAGTACCAAATGCACTATTTGATGCTACTGGAAAAAGATACCACTCTATGCCCATTAAAATAGGTTAG
- a CDS encoding (2Fe-2S)-binding protein: MSFKIKINDKNYNLDINPDTPLLWVLRDHLNLTGTKFGCGVGQCGACTVLLEDEAVRACQTPISMVGDKKITTIETKTDKTVQKLQKFWVQEDVVQCGYCQSGQIMNAASLVKTNSKPNDEEIIKAMDGNICRCGTYNKIKTAIKAATAEV, encoded by the coding sequence ATGTCTTTTAAAATAAAAATAAATGACAAAAATTATAATTTAGATATTAATCCAGATACACCATTACTTTGGGTTTTAAGAGATCACTTAAATCTTACAGGTACAAAATTTGGATGCGGAGTGGGACAATGTGGAGCCTGTACTGTGCTTTTAGAAGATGAAGCCGTACGTGCCTGTCAAACTCCTATTAGTATGGTAGGTGATAAAAAAATAACAACAATAGAAACAAAAACAGATAAAACTGTACAAAAATTACAAAAATTCTGGGTACAAGAAGATGTTGTACAATGCGGATATTGTCAATCAGGACAAATCATGAATGCAGCAAGTTTAGTAAAAACAAATTCAAAACCAAATGATGAAGAGATAATAAAAGCTATGGATGGCAATATCTGTAGATGTGGAACATATAATAAAATAAAAACAGCTATAAAAGCTGCAACAGCGGAGGTTTAA
- a CDS encoding NADH:flavin oxidoreductase/NADH oxidase codes for MSLLLEEGQIENLKLKNRIVMPPMCMYKSDNSGELKTFHKGHYLARAIGGVGFIILEATAVEPRGRISANDLGLWDDSFIDSHKKLNEQMHSFGAKTAIQLAHAGRKCNVENETPIAPSAIAFSEDKPFKMPKEATIEEIKRIKELFIKAALRAKLANYNAIELHAAHGYFLCEFLSPLSNFRNDIYGGSLENRCRLTLEIAKELKQKVDLPIIVRISADEWMQEGWNINDSIYLSKELEKVGVDSIHVSSGGNQENTNKPLKIKPLYQADFAKDIKKEVNIPVIAVGLITTAKQGEKLLEEKYCDFVAYGRELLRSPNFTFIAANELKEKELIDSSYIRAF; via the coding sequence ATGAGTTTGTTATTAGAAGAAGGTCAAATAGAAAATTTGAAATTGAAAAATAGAATTGTTATGCCACCTATGTGTATGTATAAAAGTGATAATAGTGGTGAATTAAAAACTTTTCATAAGGGTCATTATTTAGCAAGAGCTATTGGCGGAGTTGGATTTATTATTCTTGAAGCAACTGCCGTTGAACCAAGAGGAAGAATATCAGCAAATGACTTAGGCCTTTGGGATGATTCTTTCATAGATTCACACAAAAAATTAAATGAACAAATGCATTCTTTTGGAGCAAAAACAGCAATACAACTAGCACATGCTGGTAGAAAATGTAATGTTGAAAACGAAACTCCAATTGCACCAAGTGCCATTGCTTTTAGTGAAGATAAACCTTTTAAAATGCCTAAAGAGGCAACAATAGAAGAGATAAAAAGAATAAAAGAATTATTTATCAAAGCAGCACTTAGAGCTAAACTTGCTAATTATAATGCAATTGAACTTCACGCTGCACATGGATATTTTTTATGTGAATTTTTATCACCTCTAAGTAATTTCAGAAATGATATTTATGGTGGAAGTTTAGAAAATAGGTGTAGACTAACTTTAGAAATAGCAAAAGAGCTTAAGCAAAAAGTAGATTTACCTATAATTGTTAGAATAAGTGCTGATGAATGGATGCAAGAGGGTTGGAATATTAATGATTCGATTTACCTATCAAAAGAACTTGAAAAAGTAGGAGTTGATTCTATTCATGTTTCATCAGGTGGAAATCAAGAAAACACAAATAAACCATTAAAGATCAAACCTCTCTATCAAGCTGATTTTGCAAAAGATATAAAAAAAGAGGTAAATATTCCTGTAATTGCTGTTGGATTAATCACAACGGCAAAACAAGGGGAAAAACTTTTAGAAGAAAAATATTGTGACTTTGTGGCGTATGGAAGAGAATTATTACGTTCACCTAATTTTACATTTATAGCAGCGAATGAATTAAAAGAAAAAGAGCTTATAGATTCTTCTTACATTAGAGCATTTTAA
- a CDS encoding nitroreductase family protein, which yields MNHIIKQLSSRKSIRQFTGENVKSEDLELIIRTAQRCPTSINGQQISLVYTKDKATIKKIAELCGGQPQIATSDVFITIVVDFNRTAFAVEQAGETQLIEKSAEGVLVGAVDAGIMLNAIQVAAESLGYGTTAIGAIRSAPESMIKLLGLPPQTFPIVATTIGVPTKEALEAPLKPRVPINSFSFEDTYSDIKVKDGVIAYEKQMKQFREDHNMDYLQSYCEQTANYYKNIYSRKIAKNYKSQGFEFKD from the coding sequence ATGAATCACATTATTAAACAATTAAGTTCTAGAAAATCTATTAGACAATTTACAGGTGAAAATGTAAAATCTGAAGATTTAGAACTTATTATTAGAACCGCACAAAGATGTCCAACATCAATAAATGGACAACAAATATCTTTAGTATATACAAAAGATAAAGCAACAATTAAAAAAATTGCTGAACTTTGTGGAGGTCAACCACAAATCGCTACTTCTGATGTATTTATCACAATTGTTGTTGATTTTAACAGAACAGCTTTTGCAGTTGAACAAGCTGGAGAAACACAGCTTATAGAAAAATCAGCAGAAGGTGTACTAGTCGGTGCAGTTGATGCGGGAATTATGCTAAATGCTATTCAAGTTGCTGCTGAATCTTTGGGTTATGGAACAACAGCTATTGGAGCAATTAGAAGTGCACCTGAATCAATGATAAAATTATTAGGGCTACCTCCTCAAACATTTCCAATAGTTGCTACAACAATTGGTGTCCCCACAAAAGAAGCACTTGAAGCTCCATTAAAACCAAGAGTTCCTATAAATAGTTTTTCTTTTGAAGATACATATAGTGATATAAAAGTAAAAGATGGTGTGATTGCTTATGAAAAACAGATGAAACAGTTTAGAGAGGATCATAATATGGATTATTTACAATCGTATTGTGAACAAACAGCAAACTATTATAAAAATATATATTCTAGAAAAATTGCTAAAAATTATAAAAGCCAAGGTTTTGAGTTTAAAGATTAA
- a CDS encoding NAD-dependent succinate-semialdehyde dehydrogenase yields MSIKSINPYNNEVLATFEEMTEEEINKIITKANKAYKSWKDTSFEQRAKVLKRAAELFRDKKEELSILMAKEMGKKLEHGRAEIDLVSDIFDYYADEGEKLLSPTKLITKDGEGTIFNQPVGIIFGIQPWNFPFYQPARGTAPNLMAGNVIVTKHASNVQQCSAAFEQIMLDAGAPKGVYTNVVVSGKNAGIVIADDRVQGVSFTGSNIAGSKVAEQAGKNVKKTVLELGGTDPFIVLEDANIEKTADYLAETKMLGSGQICISPKRIILIESIAENFLSRLKEKLGNLEAGDPSVEGEHYGPLCNEKAAIDVENQIKKSVEGGAILLLGGERNNAFISPTILTNIPKGVPAFEEEIFGPVANIFIVKDEDEAIEVANNSLFGLGSSVYTSDEKRGLRVAQKLESGTAFINQMSWTYSSMPMGGVKKSGYGRELGHLGIKEFVNEKLIRTF; encoded by the coding sequence ATGTCTATAAAATCAATTAATCCATATAACAATGAAGTATTAGCAACTTTTGAAGAAATGACAGAAGAAGAAATTAATAAAATAATTACTAAAGCTAATAAAGCTTATAAATCATGGAAGGATACATCTTTTGAACAAAGAGCAAAAGTTCTTAAAAGAGCTGCTGAATTGTTTAGAGATAAAAAAGAAGAGTTGTCAATATTAATGGCTAAAGAAATGGGTAAAAAACTTGAGCATGGGCGTGCAGAAATTGATTTAGTTTCTGATATTTTTGATTATTATGCAGATGAAGGTGAAAAATTATTATCACCTACAAAATTAATAACAAAAGATGGAGAAGGAACAATATTTAATCAACCAGTTGGTATTATATTTGGTATTCAACCTTGGAATTTTCCATTTTATCAACCAGCTAGAGGTACCGCGCCAAATTTAATGGCAGGAAATGTAATTGTTACTAAGCATGCTTCAAATGTACAACAGTGTTCTGCTGCATTTGAACAAATTATGCTTGATGCAGGAGCACCCAAAGGTGTTTATACCAATGTTGTAGTTTCTGGAAAAAATGCAGGAATAGTAATTGCTGATGATAGAGTGCAAGGTGTTTCCTTTACCGGTAGTAATATAGCTGGTTCTAAAGTTGCAGAACAAGCAGGTAAAAATGTTAAGAAAACTGTTCTTGAACTTGGTGGAACTGATCCTTTTATCGTACTTGAAGATGCTAATATAGAAAAAACTGCTGATTATTTAGCAGAAACTAAAATGTTAGGTAGTGGACAAATTTGTATTTCTCCTAAGCGTATTATTTTAATCGAATCAATTGCAGAAAATTTTTTGAGTAGACTTAAAGAAAAACTAGGTAATCTTGAAGCAGGAGATCCAAGTGTAGAAGGTGAACACTATGGTCCTTTATGTAATGAAAAAGCAGCAATTGATGTAGAAAATCAAATTAAAAAATCTGTTGAAGGTGGTGCTATATTACTACTTGGTGGAGAAAGGAATAATGCATTTATATCTCCTACTATTTTAACAAATATACCAAAAGGTGTTCCTGCTTTTGAAGAAGAGATTTTTGGTCCTGTTGCTAATATATTTATTGTAAAAGATGAAGATGAAGCTATAGAAGTAGCTAATAATAGTTTATTCGGTCTTGGAAGTTCAGTTTATACTAGTGATGAAAAAAGAGGTTTACGAGTTGCTCAAAAACTTGAATCTGGAACTGCTTTTATAAATCAAATGTCATGGACATATTCAAGTATGCCTATGGGAGGTGTTAAAAAATCTGGATATGGTCGTGAATTAGGTCATCTAGGTATTAAAGAATTTGTAAATGAAAAACTTATTCGTACATTTTAA
- a CDS encoding glutathione peroxidase: protein MNIYDFNVKDIDGNDVSMSKYKDKTLLIVNVASKCGFTSQYEELEELYETYKNKNFMVLGFPSNEFSNQEPGNEEEIKNFCSLTYNVQFDMFAKVEVNGKNEAPLYKYLKEEKTGILESKRIKWNFTKFLINKKGKVINRYAPITKPLSLKKDIENIL from the coding sequence ATGAATATTTATGATTTTAATGTTAAAGATATTGATGGGAATGATGTATCAATGTCAAAATATAAAGATAAAACTTTACTTATTGTGAATGTAGCTAGTAAGTGTGGTTTTACTTCTCAATACGAAGAATTAGAAGAATTATACGAAACTTATAAAAATAAAAACTTTATGGTTTTAGGTTTTCCTTCAAATGAGTTCTCAAATCAAGAACCAGGAAATGAAGAAGAGATTAAAAACTTTTGTTCTTTAACATATAATGTACAATTTGATATGTTTGCAAAAGTTGAAGTTAATGGAAAAAATGAAGCACCATTGTATAAGTATCTAAAAGAAGAAAAAACAGGAATATTAGAAAGTAAAAGAATTAAATGGAACTTTACAAAGTTCTTAATTAATAAAAAAGGTAAAGTAATAAATAGATATGCACCTATTACAAAACCACTTTCTTTAAAAAAAGATATTGAGAATATATTATAG